A single Pan troglodytes isolate AG18354 chromosome 19, NHGRI_mPanTro3-v2.0_pri, whole genome shotgun sequence DNA region contains:
- the CD300C gene encoding LOW QUALITY PROTEIN: CMRF35-like molecule 6 (The sequence of the model RefSeq protein was modified relative to this genomic sequence to represent the inferred CDS: substituted 1 base at 1 genomic stop codon): MTARAWASWRSSVLLLLLVPGYFPLSHPRTVAGPVGGSLSVQCHYEKEHRTLNKFWCRPPQIFLCDKIVETKGSAGKRNGXVSIRDSPANLSFTVTLENLTEEDAGTYWCGVDTPWLRDFHDPVVEVEVSVFPAGTTTASSPQSSMGTSGPPTKLPVHTWPSVTRKDSPEPSPHPGSLFSNVRFLLLVLLELPLLLSMLGAVLWVNRPQRSSRSRQNWPEGENQ, encoded by the exons ATGACTGCCAGGGCCTGGGCCTCGTGGCGGTCTTCAGTTCTGCTCCTCCTGCTTGTCCCAG GCTATTTTCCTCTGAGCCACCCCAGGACCGTGGCGGGCCCCGTGGGGGGATCCCTGAGTGTGCAGTGTCACTATGAGAAGGAACACAGGACCCTCAACAAATTCTGGTGCAGACCACCACAGATTTTCCTATGTGacaagattgtggagaccaaagggTCAGCAGGGAAAAGGAATGGCTGAGTGTCCATCAGGGACAGTCCTGCAAACCTCAGCTTCACAGTGACCCTGGAGAATCTCACAGAGGAGGATGCAGGCACCTACTGGTGTGGGGTGGATACACCGTGGCTCCGAGACTTTCATGATCCTGTTGTCGAGGTTGAAGTGTCCGTGTTCCCGG CTGGGACAACCACAGCCTCCAGCCCCCAGAGCTCCATGGGCACCTCAGGTCCTCCCACGAAGCTGCCCGTGCACACCTGGCCCAGCGTGACCAGAAAGGACAGCCCTGAACCCAGCCCACACCCTGG CTCCCTGTTCAGCAATGTCCGCTTCCTGCTCCTGGTCCTCTTGGAGCTGCCCCTGCTCCTGAGCATGCTGGGTGCCGTCCTCTGGGTGAACAGACCTCAGAGAAGCTCTAGAAGCAGGCAGAATTGGCCCGAGGGTGAGAACCAGTAG
- the CD300LB gene encoding CMRF35-like molecule 7 isoform X2 yields the protein MWLPPALLLLSLSGCFSIQGPESVRAPEQGSLTVQCHYKQGWETYIKWWCRGARWDTCKILIETRGSEQGEKSDRVSIKDNQKDRTFTVTMEGLRRDDADVYWCGIERRGPDLGTRVKVIVDPEGAASTTASSPTNSNMAVFIGSHKRNHYMLLVFVKVPILLILVTAILWLKGSQRVPEEPGE from the exons ATGTGGCTGCCCCCCGCTCTGCTCCTTCTCAGCCTCTCAG gctgtttCTCCATCCAAGGCCCAGAGTCCGTGAGAGCCCCAGAGCAGGGGTCCCTGACGGTTCAGTGCCACTATAAGCAAGGATGGGAGACCTACATTAAGTGGTGGTGCCGAGGGGCGCGCTGGGATACATGCAAGATCCTCATTGAAACCAGAGGGTCGGAGCAAGGAGAGAAGAGTGACCGTGTGTCCATCAAGGACAATCAGAAAGACCGCACGTTCACTGTGACCATGGAGGGGCTCAGGCGAGATGACGCAGACGTTTACTGGTGTGGGATTGAAAGAAGAGGACCTGACCTTGGGACTCGAGTGAAAGTGATCGTTGACCCAG AGGGAGCGGCTTCCACAACAGCAAGCTCACCTACCAACAGCAATATGGCAGTGTTCATCGGCTCCCACAAGAG GAACCACTACATGCTCCTGGTATTTGTGAAGGTGCCCATCTTGCTCATCTTGGTCACTGCCATCCTCTGGTTGAAGGGGTCTCAGAGGGTCCCTGAGGAGCCAGGGGAATAG
- the CD300LB gene encoding CMRF35-like molecule 7 isoform X1: MSKKVKGGLDTQKVQARAQAELPECIWDLHLPLVADQADEEPGRQSHVAAPRSAPSQPLRLFLHPRPRVRESPRAGVRAGAMSCILGFCFPGCFSIQGPESVRAPEQGSLTVQCHYKQGWETYIKWWCRGARWDTCKILIETRGSEQGEKSDRVSIKDNQKDRTFTVTMEGLRRDDADVYWCGIERRGPDLGTRVKVIVDPEGAASTTASSPTNSNMAVFIGSHKRNHYMLLVFVKVPILLILVTAILWLKGSQRVPEEPGE, translated from the exons ATGAGTAAGAAAGTCAAAGGCGGTCTAGATACACAGAAGGTGCAAGCCAGAGCTCAGGCAGAACTTCCAGAGTGCATCTGGGATCTGCATTTGCCACTGGTTGCAGATCAGGCGGACGAGGAGCCGGGAAGGCAGAGCCATGTGGCTGCCCCCCGCTCTGCTCCTTCTCAGCCTCTCAG GCTGTTTCTCCATCCAAGGCCCAGAGTCCGTGAGAGCCCCAGAGCAGGGGTTCGTGCCGGTGCAATGAGCTGTATCTTGGgattctgttttccaggctgtttCTCCATCCAAGGCCCAGAGTCCGTGAGAGCCCCAGAGCAGGGGTCCCTGACGGTTCAGTGCCACTATAAGCAAGGATGGGAGACCTACATTAAGTGGTGGTGCCGAGGGGCGCGCTGGGATACATGCAAGATCCTCATTGAAACCAGAGGGTCGGAGCAAGGAGAGAAGAGTGACCGTGTGTCCATCAAGGACAATCAGAAAGACCGCACGTTCACTGTGACCATGGAGGGGCTCAGGCGAGATGACGCAGACGTTTACTGGTGTGGGATTGAAAGAAGAGGACCTGACCTTGGGACTCGAGTGAAAGTGATCGTTGACCCAG AGGGAGCGGCTTCCACAACAGCAAGCTCACCTACCAACAGCAATATGGCAGTGTTCATCGGCTCCCACAAGAG GAACCACTACATGCTCCTGGTATTTGTGAAGGTGCCCATCTTGCTCATCTTGGTCACTGCCATCCTCTGGTTGAAGGGGTCTCAGAGGGTCCCTGAGGAGCCAGGGGAATAG